The genomic segment TCTGGTCTAGTGCATCCAGCAGGACTCATTGTCTCATAGTCAGATGATATCTGGGGATGAATAGAGGCACACTGACAGTTAGCTGTTTCTTACAGGAGATATCATTTGATTCTATATACAAATCAATTGGACAGTGATGCTGATGTTTTTGCTATACAACTTGATATTAGGACAAAAGGTTCACCTCTCTATTCTGCCGTGTGCCTGAATTCTGGTGTTTAACAACCATCAGCAGAGAGAGTGTAAATACACACACGAATAGCAGCGCAACCACACACATCACCGCGGTTAGGACCAGTGGCAGCTGAGACTCTGGAGGAAAGAAGGACAACTAAAGCCGACCTGACAGTTAACATTTATTCAGACGAGaattcagtcacacacagacacaaacacacacatacatacagatgtcgccgcacacactcactcttatGTATGAGGTCAGCAGGAAGGATTGCCGTTATGGCTGCTGGAAAAGGAAAATATacataattgtaaataggtgtttatgtacacacatgcacatatgcgcacgtacacgcatgcacacacacacacacccacacacacacacacacacacacacacacgcacacacaagtatgcatgtacatgcacatggATATTACTCACTGTTATTCATGAGGCCCTCTGGAGGGATTGTTGTTGTGGGTGCTAGAAAAAGtgaaagcaaaaagagaattaacCTATAGATTCTTGCACGCAATGGAAAGTTCATAAAAGAGGAACAGGTGGGAAAAAGTAACCATACACGGTtctcatttacagtaaatgctGCCTGGCAATTTTAGCAAAAATCATTACATAATCATTACAAAATCACCATGTACAAATATTAGGACAAAATGTtaactgaaactgcatttacattttacataatcTAGCAAACTGTACTTTAAAGTATCTTTCTTATAAGCAACATGTTAAGACATGACTATGCTAAGTGAGATCTTTCCAAGACCACCACATTTCATGATATGCATATCTTTAGATCTAGATTAATTAAACCCAATTATCTTATGAAACACCTATGCTATGAACATGCCCAATGACATGAAATACCTGGGGAAACTTTTAGTTGGATCTCACTGATGGTATCGGGGTACAAGAGGATATCCACCCCGCACCAGTACTTCCCACTGTCCCCTAGGACAAGTTGATCCACAGTGACGATGAAGACCCCTACAGTAGTGTTGTCGTACAGACGGAAGCGTCCGCCTCTCACCCACTGGTTGTGTTTGACTGTCTTTATCAGGTTCTCGCAGGACATAGTGTGGTCGATACGGCAGAAGTACTTGGCGTTGTCCTGCTGGCTGACTGGGTACTCACATCTGAAGTCCATACTCTGACCCTCCACGCCCATCACAGCTGTGGATTTACCATTGCTGAGAGCTGTCAGTCAAAATAACCAGTGTTAGTAGCCTAATCGTGTGAACATAAAACGTCTAAGGTCCAACAAACAGTTCAGCTCGACTCAATTCGATCACATCATGGTTCTTTAAAATCAAATTCTAAATGTATAACTTACTGCCTACCTGAGATTTGTAGTAAAGTGATAATGAGAATCTTGGGTGTTTTCCATGAGTCCCACGTCGCTCCCATCACTCCCAGTTTACTTTCAATCCTCACACTCAGTTACTCCCTCAGCTGCACTATGAAACAGCAGCCTCCAGCAAAGATGTTCTTGtgactgtgtctgtttgtgtgtgcgtgcatgtaagCGTGTGCATCTGTGaacctcttcctctttcaatgCACAAAATCGCTCACACCTTATGAAAGTAGGCTCATGGAAGTTAGCTGTAACTTTAACAATGACCTTTGTGTGTCTTCGTAAACCAGTACATCCAAAAGTACGACCTCTCTGCTTTAGTGAAGATCGTAGCGCAGGCTCAGCTCTCTGCAGCCTCCGAAGCAatcctgtccttctctcctcttctactgTACTCCACCTGAATCATCACATACCTGTCTCTGCATGATGCTGAGACAGTTCACTTGTTATTATTTGTCCTTATCTGTATCTTAACCTGTATGATTTATGACACAGTGAACATCCTGACTGATCTGTGGAATCTGAATAGGCTGTAAGCTTGTTTTCCACGTTTGACATTCCATTGAAAATGTTGCACCGCTTATCTGTGTCAGGAAGAGTGATATTTATTGAgaacatatattttaaaaatgaaagggGAAAGACATCTCCGGGGATGAGACCatacataataacataatatttAGGATGTAATTTGATTGAGAGATTAAAAGATTGAcgtgaaatattaaaaacaatagacatatttgaaaaatgtaagaaatgaGAATGCTTCTTTTTAAACAATTACGCCTTGGTGGCAGGATGGTCATGTGGTTAGGGAAACTGCATATTCAGGGTCAAAGatttgaacacattttcactATGCTATTGTTGAACATTAGCCTAAACTAATTGCAGTGAAATGTAATCGTGTAAACACCTCTCATTACTGCCAATGACCTACTGACAGTTAAAGCTCCCTATCCATCTTACCAAACATTACAGTACATATATTTGCAAattgcatgcactcacacacttggAAACACACATGGAAGTCAGTAGATCATAGATAGTCAGATGCACACACTGGTATCCTAACATGCGCACC from the Centroberyx gerrardi isolate f3 chromosome 3, fCenGer3.hap1.cur.20231027, whole genome shotgun sequence genome contains:
- the LOC144538511 gene encoding uncharacterized protein LOC144538511 — encoded protein: MGATWDSWKTPKILIITLLQISALSNGKSTAVMGVEGQSMDFRCEYPVSQQDNAKYFCRIDHTMSCENLIKTVKHNQWVRGGRFRLYDNTTVGVFIVTVDQLVLGDSGKYWCGVDILLYPDTISEIQLKVSPAPTTTIPPEGLMNNKSQLPLVLTAVMCVVALLFVCVFTLSLLMVVKHQNSGTRQNREISSDYETMSPAGCTRPELNCSHLPPDCTEIAAPPPPPELNSHINSKDRESTVTLDLNNYVDVDVPGQTCQYQNLDPNLIEEHIYHCLHPATSHNAGFWGVKGFTTYQNTS